The proteins below come from a single Aegilops tauschii subsp. strangulata cultivar AL8/78 chromosome 6, Aet v6.0, whole genome shotgun sequence genomic window:
- the LOC109739444 gene encoding uncharacterized protein — translation MASAASRKAPSLVVAATVGAVEALKDQAGLCRWGYPLRSLYRRAAAAPRVRALSASLSDAAAAPRPAPLSAEDAKLRKAHHLVCWGPN, via the coding sequence atggcgtcggcggcgagcAGGAAGGCGCCGTCGCTGGTGGTGGCGGCGACCGTGGGCGCCGTGGAGGCGCTCAAGGACCAGGCGGGCCTGTGCCGCTGGGGCTACCCGCTCCGCTCGCTCtaccgccgcgccgccgccgcgcccaggGTCCGCGCCCTGTCCGCCTCGCTCTCCGATGCCGCCGCCGCTCCCCGGCCGGCGCCTTTGTCCGCGGAGGACGCGAAGCTGCGCAAGGCGCACCACCTCGTCTGCTGGGGGCCCAACTGA